One window of Pogoniulus pusillus isolate bPogPus1 chromosome 31, bPogPus1.pri, whole genome shotgun sequence genomic DNA carries:
- the ZNF292 gene encoding zinc finger protein 292 isoform X2 has product MADEEAEQESRSLGGDLLELRRLRERLVELETRLRESPEPAVQAATEYCKQLCQTLLEYAEKWKTSEDPLPLLEVYTVAIRSCVQARPYLTSECENVAFVLERLALSCIELLLCLPLDLPETKWEEFQAFVQVAHKNLMENGSCELHILTTLTQEKGVWKNPVLCSILSQEQLDPEKVFEGPVLLDMRIKHLMKTKQLTQATALAKLCSDHPEISAKGNFKQTYLVCLCSGSPNEKLMEEIAEVDCKDALEMICNLESDGDEKTALILCAAFLSRQLQQGEMYCAWELTLFWSKLQQRVEPSIQVYLERCRQLSVLTKTVYHIFFLIKVINSEIDGAGLATCIELCVKALRLESSENTDVKISICKTISCLLPDDLEVKRACQLSEFLLEPTVDAYYAVEMLYNQPDQKYDEENLPIPNSLRCELLLVLKTQWPFDPEFWDWKTLKRQCLALMGEEASIVSSIDELNDSEVYEKVDDCEEETKETSVNGLAGTLDEATSLLRGLNDEKQKKREIKKLRERGFISARFRNWQAYMQYCVLCDKEFLGHRIVRHAQKHYKDGIYSCPICAQNFNSKESFVPHVTLHVKKSSKERLAAMKPLRRLGRPPKIVTANESQKTQSVSKLEQRPIKKNSLYTTDFIVFNDNDGSDDENDDKDKPYIPEIVPVQKPLPLNEFTCPVTFCKKGFKYFKNLIAHAKGHKDSEEAKRFLEMQSKKVICQYCRRHFVSVTHLNDHLQMHCGSKPYICIQMKCKAGFNSYAELLMHRKEHQVFRAKCMFPKCGRVFSEAYLLYDHEAQHYNTYTCKVPGCGKVYRSQNELEKHIEDHNKQQPEKVQQPECQTDQPDLSQPSKDTENTDGVAVKEELTSPLADDQSSFTEGENIVWNQVKAEPVGNESVSASVSILEQSDSLPSVASEQSSADSVKTEVAIPASSMKVTTVNQKILDSLAKRGKLPATDIQVDPTKPGAQLLCSSVDSCLPVFQERKEEDHLSQSIQNVPATSDTLKPQALESKSLERQVSIVNPFNLQNQAGYRNSVPIPKLDLEDSIKAAANLYNLPLKTLESITFVPSQPNINNSIAPAVPPPAPPIQKFNCQVEGCTRTYNSSQSIGKHMKAAHPDHYAAFKLQRRNKKPRKSGSLQHMPGDGKIVYLALSQVGNPSAAAFTAQSKPALNPACSSQVQHVPSTLFPTHLENVANPMLPVVDSVISPSLSARIKSEPESVLCSQMENLSGAALPSQLDDLAKTVMPLNIDGNSDPFLPLPAENGPLSLFPSSAENPPNSVFSQVENHTNSFSSQLEGNTSSAFPKEETVDQIFPSRLSAENTFSETTLQHPASEKIRRDHCQGPNGKERKPKHNKRAKWPAIIRDGKFICSRCFRVFTNPRSLGGHLSKRSYCKPLDGSEISPEALQANGQSLLASMILSSNPLNLHPPQESAFNPEMYFKDPSFLQLLAAENRSTALLQTMFPRVSMANFNTGGNEEGNQIIKQALETAGIPSTFDNPEILPHVVAGRVAGTAQINAALLPNSTTSPLLQTVCNPSPLLTDQNRILNAKIPPINECKSLPVFATEDLMLKTLESGLCPSSFSNAVAAAQNFAGSSSRVSVISGPQNSGSSDLNKKGTSASKRKRKATAPLLTPSTPQKVAVNNVPMVGLMMKSTEGNRQIQGESFQANLLANCGSQAMVENLTQKLNNVDNQLLMASIKENFKTNLEPHTMLPPLTVKTENGDSQMMPVTPCVQPNGEERLSEDNVMQNFEKTLEIIKTAMNSQILEVKAEIQDTIAAAGQALQVNSTQASLGSSTHSVRVPVPTQFAVHAGSVTAAKSSAQPEPSQKDDTQILEILEGLQKLKLESDPPIQVPETISHYPPTVRLAPAIPVLSAENRLLGQMSSEAKNIQFSDKVNKPFVCQNPGCSYSAMTKDALFKHYGKIHQYTAEMILEIKKHQLKFAPFKCVVTTCPKTFTRNSNLRAHCQLVHHFTTEEMVKLKIKRPYGRRPQNEVINVTPQPVEIKPLQTLLLENKTTAPLVSEAQVKEVVEPVLEKILPDNNIPERLEKSPQVVFVPPEQQNAASLGNAEDESKAHKVRKYRKEKEERKRRKPITKSLEFPPRYSPYRPYRCVHQGCFAAFTIQQNLILHYQAVHKSDLPAFSTEVEEESEPGKDEQEEVETKPSVREFRCEVNDCSRIFQEVTSLIQHYMKLHNMSAEQIGNMKSAPEVGRFFCDQPQCKSAFTTPVSYAAHLEADHSVKAKPTKVEDDGVFRCDCEGCDRIYATRSNLLRHIFNKHNDKHKDHLIRPRRLTTGQENISSKANQEKPLKSRQRGLKNRSGKEGNRLSMKTKRKRNTGLEPRNSKAMQVPDNKAYSLKRGKHVYSIKARNDALSECTSRFITQYPCMIKGCSSVVTSESNIIRHYKCHKLSKAFTSQHRNLLIVSKKHSVPQEKEASCEQEEGDKKGDAKEPDPSLTASNNDTSTPTPPQKEAENGEKDEVDELTELFITKLINEDCSSAENPPKISSSVNSDLQEASSCPLEKQKPNNLKRANKEKNLSQNKRRRAEKAEEALPAELSGVHREEETAVAIQTAEEQPAPFDWSSFKPMGFEVSFLKFLEESAVKQKKNNERDYHSSTTKKGSHANSRKPSEKTPPVAPNNTSWPCSDTETLVPFANPSQLPCADNVKIVLDKTFRDCSERALKQLQEMKPIVSLRKLEGHWEDNPEVTAARLTVVGTKEREKKY; this is encoded by the exons TGTTTGAAGGTCCTGTCCTGCTGGATATGCGCATTAAGCACCtaatgaaaacaaagcaattaACTCAAGCTACTGCCCTGGCAAAACTGTGCTCTGACCATCCAGAAATCAGTGCAAAAGGCAATTTCAAGCAAACCTACCTGGTCTGTCTttgctcaggatcaccaaatgaAAAGCTAATGGAAGAA ATAGCAGAAGTAGATTGCAAAGATGCTCTAGAAATGATCTGTAACCTAGAGTCTGATGGAGATGAAAAAactgctctgattctgtgcgCGGCGTTCTTGTCTCgccagctgcagcaaggagagATGTACTGTGCCTG GGAACTGACTCTTTTCTGgagcaaactgcagcagaggGTAGAGCCTTCTATTCAAGTGTATCTAGAGAGATGCCGGCAGCTTTCTGTGTTAACCAAGACTGTTTATCACATTTTCTTCCTGATTAAAGTAATTAATTCAGAG ATCGACGGTGCTGGACTCGCGACCTGCATTGAACTGTGCGTGAAGGCCTTGCGCTTGGAGTCCAGCGAGAACACGGATGTGAAGATCTCCATTTGCAAGACTATCTCCTGCTTGCTTCCCGACGATCTGGAAGTCAAACGTGCTTGTCAGCTGAGTGAGTTTCTCCTCGAACCCACCGTGGATGCATACTACGCTGTGGAAATGCTCTATAATCAGCCTGACCAGAAGTACGATGAAGAGAATCTTCCAATACCAAATTCTTTGCGCTGTGAACTCTTACTTGTACTGAAAACTCAGTGGCCTTTTGATCCGGAATTCTGGGACTGGAAGACTCTCAAGCGTCAGTGTCTGGCACTTATGGGAGAGGAGGCATCCATTGTGTCATCGATAGACGAACTGAATGATAGTGAAGTCTATGAGAAGGTCGACGACTGCGAAGAAGAGACTAAAGAGACTTCTGTGAATGGGCTTGCTGGCACTTTAGATGAAGCTACGAGCCTGCTTAGGGGGCTTAACgatgagaaacagaaaaagagagaaattaaaAAGCTCAGAGAGAGGGGGTTCATATCAGCTAGGTTTAGGAACTGGCAAGCTTATATGCAGTATTGCGTGCTGTGCGACAAAGAGTTCTTAGGGCACCGAATAGTCCGGCACGCACAAAAACATTACAAAGACGGGATTTACAGTTGCCCTATTTGTGCCCAAAATTTTAACTCTAAAGAAAGCTTTGTTCCCCATGTAACCTTGCACGTTAAAAAATCCAGCAAAGAGAGGCTGGCTGCTATGAAACCTCTGAGGAGATTGGGAAGACCTCCTAAAATAGTAACTGCTAACGAGAGTCAGAAAACCCAATCGGTATCCAAACTGGAGCAGCGCCCCATTAAGAAGAACAGCCTCTATACGACAGACTTCATTGTCTTTAATGACAACGACGGCTCAGATGATGAAAACGATGACAAAGATAAACCCTACATACCCGAGATAGTGCCAGTCCAGAAGCCACTTCCTCTCAACGAGTTCACCTGCCCAGTAACCTTCTGTAAAAAAGGCTTTAAGTACTTCAAAAATCTCATAGCGCACGcaaagggccacaaagacaGCGAAGAAGCCAAGCGCTTCCTTGAAATGCAGAGCAAAAAAGTCATCTGCCAGTACTGTAGGCGGCACTTTGTAAGTGTTACTCACCTGAATGATCATTTGCAAATGCACTGTGGCAGCAAGCCCTACATCTGCATACAGATGAAGTGTAAGGCTGGGTTTAACAGTTACGCCGAGCTGCTGATGCACCGGAAAGAGCATCAGGTCTTCCGAGCCAAGTGTATGTTCCCTAAATGTGGCAGAGTGTTCTCCGAGGCCTATTTGCTCTACGATCACGAAGCACAACACTATAATACCTATACCTGCAAAGtgccaggctgtggaaaggTTTACCGCTCTCAGAACGAACTGGAAAAGCACATCGAGGACCACAACAAGCAGCAGCCTGAAAAAGTGCAGCAGCCAGAGTGCCAGACTGATCAGCCTGATCTCAGTCAACCTTCTAAAGATACTGAGAACACTGACGGAGTTGCTGTTAAGGAGGAATTGACATCTCCTCTGGCTGACGACCAAAGCAGTTttactgaaggagaaaatattgTCTGGAATCAAGTCAAAGCAGAGCCAGTAGGGAATGAAAGTGTAAGCGCATCAGTGAGTATACTGGAGCAAAGTGATTCCTTGCCTAGTGTTGCTTCGGAGCAGTCTTCTGCAGATTCAGTGAAGACAGAAGTGGCAATTCCAGCAAGCAGCATGAAGGTGACTACAGTTAACCAGAAAATCCTAGATAGCTTGGCAAAAAGAGGTAAATTGCCTGCTACTGACATTCAGGTAGATCCTACTAAACCTGGAGCCCAGCTGTTGTGCTCATCGGTTGACTCTTGTCTTCCAGTTTtccaagagagaaaggaagaagaccACCTCAGTCAGAGTATTCAGAATGTGCCTGCCACCTCAGACACTCTCAAACCACAAGCCCTCGAATCAAAAAGCTTAGAAAGACAAGTGAGCATTGTAAATCCATTCAACCtgcagaaccaggcaggctATCGAAACAGTGTACCCATCCCCAAACTTGACCTTGAGGACAGTATTAAGGCTGCAGCTAACCTCTATAACCTGCCTTTAAAAACATTAGAAAGTATTACCTTTGTTCCTTCGCAGCCCAACATCAATAACTCCATAGCTCCAGCCGTGccgccaccagcaccccccatCCAGAAGTTTAACTGCCAGGTCGAGGGCTGTACTCGAACCTACAACTCTTCGCAGAGCATTGGCAAACACATGAAGGCAGCACACCCTGACCACTACGCCGCTTTTAAACTGCAGCGGAGAAACAAGAAACCCCGCAAatctggcagcctgcagcacatgCCTGGCGACGGGAAGATCGTCTACCTCGCACTGTCGCAAGTGGGCAACCCCAGCGCTGCCGCTTTTACCGCGCAGAGCAAACCCGCTTTGAATCCCGCCTGTTCCAGTCAGGTCCAACACGTCCCGAGTACACTTTTCCCAACCCACCTTGAAAACGTGGCCAATCCTATGTTGCCTGTAGTAGACAGCGTCATAAGCCCGAGTTTGTCTGCTCGTATTAAAAGCGAGCCCGAGAGTGTTTTGTGTTCACAGATGGAAAATCTGTCTGGTGCAGCTTTGCCTTCCCAGTTGGATGACCTGGCAAAAACAGTTATGCCTCTGAATATCGACGGCAATTCAGacccttttcttcctttgcccGCAGAGAAtggccctctctctctcttcccttcgtCGGCAGAGAACCCTCCGAATTCAGTCTTCTCACAGGTGGAAAATCACACAAACAGCTTTTCATCGCAATTAGAAGGAAACACTAGTTCTGCCTTCCCAAAAGAGGAAACTGTTGATCAAATATTTCCCTCACGACTGAGTGCCGAAAATACCTTCAGTGAAACCACTTTGCAACACCCAGCTTCAGAAAAGATCAGAAGAGATCACTGCCAGGGCCCGAACGGCAAAGAGAGGAAGCCAAAGCATAACAAGCGGGCCAAGTGGCCAGCAATAATTAGGGATGGCAAATTTATCTGTAGCAGATGTTTCAGAGTTTTTACTAATCCTAGATCACTTGGTGGTCACTTATCCAAGAGGTCTTACTGTAAGCCTCTCGATGGATCAGAAATTTCTCCGGAAGCTTTGCAGGCTAACGGACAGTCTTTGCTTGCCAGTATGATCCTTTCCTCAAACCCACTAAACCTGCATCCACCCCAGGAGTCCGCTTTCAATCCAGAGATGTATTTTAAAGATCCATCGTTCCTCCAGTTGCTTGCAGCTGAAAATCGCTCCACGGCCTTACTGCAGACTATGTTTCCACGGGTCAGCATGGCTAACTTTAACACCGGTGGGAACGAGGAAGGAAATCAAATCATAAAGCAAGCCTTGGAAACTGCAGGGATCCCCAGTACCTTTGATAACCCAGAAATACTTCCACATGTAGTTGCGGGTCGCGTCGCTGGTACAGCTCAGATCAATGCAGCTCTCCTCCCTAACTCAACCACATCCCCTCTCCTGCAGACAGTCTGTAACCCCAGTCCCCTGCTAACAGACCAAAACAGGATCCTCAATGCCAAAATTCCTCCCATAAACGAATGCAAAAGTTTGCCTGTTTTTGCAACAGAGGACTTGATGCTAAAGACTCTTGAGAGCGGGCTGTGTCCTAGCTCCTTTTCTAATGCTGTAGCAGCTGCACAAAACTTTGCAGGTAGCAGTTCACGAGTTTCGGTTATAAGCGGTCCCCAAAATTCAGGATCAAGTGACTTGAATAAGAAGGGAACCAGTGCTtcgaagaggaagagaaaagcaacAGCGCCCTTGCTCACGCCCAGTACACCACAAAAAGTAGCAGTAAATAACGTCCCGATGGTGGGACTCATGATGAAAAGCACTGAAGGAAACAGGCAAATCCAGGGAGAAAGTTTTCAGGCCAACTTGCTGGCAAATTGTGGCTCTCAAGCCATGGTGGAGAACCTCACGCAGAAACTCAATAATGTTGACAATCAGTTACTTATGGCCAGTATCAAAGAGAACTTCAAAACAAATCTGGAGCCTCACACGATGCTACCCCCTTTGACAGTAAAAACTGAAAACGGGGATTCCCAGATGATGCCTGTAACTCCTTGTGTGCAGCCAAATGGGGAGGAACGGCTCTCAGAAGACAATGTCATGCAGAACTTTGAAAAAACTCTGGAAATAATTAAAACTGCTATGAATTCACAGATACTTGAAGTGAAAGCTGAAATTCAGGATACCATCGCTGCTGCAGGACAGGCCTTGCAAGTTAATAGCACTCAGGCTTCCTTGGGAAGCTCTACCCACAGTGTGAGAGTCCCCGTTCCTACGCAGTTTGCTGTGCATGCAGGGAGCGTCACTGCTGCAaagagctctgctcagcctgaaccATCTCAAAAAGATGATACTCAAATATTGGAAATTTTGGAGGGCTTGCAAAAACTGAAGCTAGAAAGCGATCCGCCCATTCAGGTTCCTGAGACCATTTCTCATTATCCTCCGACGGTTAGGCTAGCACCAGCAATTCCTGTCCTATCAGCTGAAAACAGACTCCTGGGCCAGATGTCTTCAGAGGCAAAAAACATTCAGTTTAGCGACAAAGTGAATAAGCCTTTTGTCTGTCAGAATCCAGGCTGCAGCTATAGCGCTATGACCAAGGACGCCTTGTTTAAACACTATGGCAAGATTCACCAGTACACGGCGGAAATGATACTGGAGATCAAGAAGCATCAGCTGAAGTTTGCTCCTTTCAAATGCGTTGTAACTACCTGTCCCAAAACGTTCACCAGAAACTCTAACCTGcgggcacactgccagctcgtGCACCACTTCACCACAGAGGAGATGGTGAAATTGAAAATTAAAAGGCCTTATGGCAGGAGGCCTCAAAATGAAGTCATAAACGTCACCCCACAACCTGTTGAAATAAAACCTTTGCAGACACTACTcctagaaaacaaaaccacagctcCGTTGGTGAGTGAAGCTCAGGTAAAAGAAGTTGTAGAGCCTGTCTTGGAAAAAATTCTGCCTGACAATAACATTCCTGAAAGACTGGAAAAGTCTCCTCAGGTGGTTTTTGTTCcaccagagcagcagaacgcAGCTTCTCTTGGTAATGCAGAGGATGAATCCAAAGCACACAAGGTTAGGAAatacaggaaggaaaaagaggagaggaaacgTAGGAAGCCCATAACAAAATCTCTGGAGTTCCCCCCTCGGTACAGCCCTTACAGACCTTACCGCTGTGTCCATCAGGGCTGCTTTGCGGCTTTTACGATACAGCAAAACCTAATCCTCCATTACCAAGCCGTGCACAAATCAGACCTCCCTGCCTTTTCTACTGAAGTGGAGGAGGAGAGCGAGCCAGGCAAAGACGAACAAGAAGAGGTAGAAACCAAACCCTCCGTCAGAGAGTTCAGGTGCGAGGTGAACGACTGCTCTCGCATCTTCCAGGAAGTTACCAGCTTGATACAGCATTACATGAAGCTCCATAACATGTCCGCGGAGCAGATTGGAAACATGAAATCGGCGCCAGAAGTGGGAAGGTTTTTCTGTGATCAGCCTCAGTGCAAGTCTGCTTTCACGACGCCTGTGAGCTACGCAGCGCATCTCGAGGCGGATCACAGCGTCAAGGCAAAGCCCACCAAAGTAGAAGATGATGGCGTCTTCAGGTGCGACTGCGAAGGCTGCGACCGGATTTATGCTACTAGGTCTAACCTCCTGAGGCATATTTTTAACAAGCATAATGACAAACATAAAGATCATCTTATAAGACCCAGGAGACTGACAACTGGGCAGGAAAACATTTCCAGCAAAGCAAATCAGGAGAAACCACTCAAGTCCAGACAGAGAGGGCTGAAAAACAGATCGGGAAAAGAAGGTAACAGGCTGTCGATGAAAACAAAGCGGAAGAGAAACACGGGCTTGGAACCCAGAAACTCCAAAGCCATGCAGGTTCCAGACAACAAGGCTTACTCTCTGAAGCGCGGCAAGCACGTGTACTCCATCAAGGCCAGGAACGACGCCTTGTCGGAGTGCACCAGCAGGTTCATCACTCAGTATCCTTGCATGATCAAAGGATGTTCCTCTGTAGTTACCAGTGAAAGCAACATCATAAGGCATTACAAATGTCACAAACTGTCCAAAGCATTCACTTCCCAACACAGGAATCTCCTCATTGTCTCCAAAAAGCACTCTGTCCCCCAAGAGAAGGAAGCCTCTTGCGAGCAGGAGGAGGGTGACAAAAAGGGCGATGCGAAAGAGCCCGACCCAAGCTTGACAGCGAGCAATAACGACACAAGCACACCTACGCCGCCACAGAAGGAAGCTGAAAACGGCGAGAAGGATGAGGTGGATGAACTGACAGAGCTGTTCATTACTAAACTGATCAATGAGGATTGTTCGAGTGCTGAAAATCCACCCAAAATTTCTTCCAGTGTAAATAGTGACTTACAGgaggccagctcctgccccttagaaaagcaaaaaccaaacaacttgaaaagagcaaacaaagagaaaaacctCTCTCAGAATAAGAGGAGGAGAGCTGAAAAAGCAGAGGAAGCgctgcctgctgagctgagTGGTGTGCACAGGGAGGAGGAGACTGCCGTGGCCATCCAAACAGCCgaggagcagcctgcccctTTCGACTGGAGCTCCTTTAAGCCGATGGGTTTTGAAGTGTCATTCCTCAAGTTCCTCGAAGAGTCTGCCgtgaagcaaaagaaaaacaacgaAAGAGACTaccacagcagcacaaccaAAAAAGGATCCCACGCCAACTCCCGGAAACCCAGCGAGAAAACCCCCCCGGTAGCACCTAATAacacctcctggccctgctccgaCACCGAAACCCTCGTGCCCTTCGCCAACCCCTCGCAGCTCCCCTGCGCTGATAACGTCAAGATCGTTTTAGACAAGACCTTCAGAGACTGCAGCGAGCGAGCGCTGAAGCAGCTTCAGGAGATGAAACCCATCGTCAGCTTGAGGAAGCTGGAAGGGCACTGGGAGGATAATCCAGAGGTGACAGCTGCAAGACTTACCGTGGTGGGTaccaaggagagggagaaaaaatacTGA